One Aureibacillus halotolerans genomic region harbors:
- a CDS encoding gluconokinase, with translation MYIIGVDIGTTSTKAVLFDNDGNALAREEKQYPLLSPVKGSAEQDSDEIADACFHCIRELIRSRSLNADVIEAISFSAVMHSLVITDASGKPKTPLITWADERSSDKTNQLKETYGLRFYERTGTPLHPMSPLAKLAWITAGNAPWDLTADDHVLSIKDYVFYRLFGTFVTDESVASSSGLYDLYTRTWNKEALDAAGVKEHQLPTIMETTSALRGLDTAIANDLGVHPETPFVLGASDGVLANLGADADVGDTVVTIGTSGAIRAIVASPVTHEQGHTFCYHLTADAFVIGGAINNGGVALQWTKEHLFKEAYEGRPEAERDVWFEELAKQAPIGCEGLLCLPYLYGERAPYWTTGVTGGFVGMSSRNEQPHFARAVYEGVMYQMNLMAQDIAEMVPENKQLLVNGGFVRSSFWVQMMADILEREIIVPEHHDASSKGAAMLARNALNKPPFEKKNGKITSYKPDKEQSVLYEQAFTKYKKWANAMLAME, from the coding sequence ATGTATATTATCGGAGTTGACATTGGAACAACGAGTACGAAGGCGGTATTGTTTGATAATGATGGCAATGCTTTGGCTAGAGAAGAAAAACAGTACCCATTATTAAGTCCGGTAAAGGGTAGCGCTGAACAGGATTCAGATGAAATTGCGGACGCATGTTTTCATTGTATAAGAGAATTAATTCGAAGCAGATCACTTAACGCCGATGTAATTGAAGCCATTTCATTTAGTGCCGTTATGCATTCATTAGTCATTACAGATGCATCTGGAAAACCAAAGACGCCGCTCATTACGTGGGCAGATGAACGGTCTTCTGACAAGACGAATCAATTAAAAGAGACTTATGGCCTTCGTTTCTATGAACGAACAGGCACTCCATTACATCCAATGTCACCGCTTGCTAAGCTAGCATGGATAACGGCTGGCAATGCCCCATGGGATCTGACAGCAGATGACCATGTCCTGTCCATCAAAGACTATGTCTTTTATCGGTTGTTTGGTACGTTTGTTACGGATGAATCCGTGGCTTCTTCTTCTGGTTTATATGATTTATACACGCGGACGTGGAATAAAGAAGCCCTTGATGCTGCGGGTGTGAAAGAGCATCAGTTGCCAACGATCATGGAAACAACAAGTGCGTTACGAGGTCTTGACACGGCCATTGCAAACGACCTAGGTGTCCATCCTGAGACACCGTTCGTTCTAGGTGCCAGCGATGGTGTTCTGGCGAATCTAGGAGCTGATGCTGACGTAGGGGATACGGTCGTCACGATCGGGACGAGTGGGGCTATACGGGCAATCGTTGCTTCCCCCGTAACGCATGAGCAAGGGCATACGTTTTGCTATCATCTGACAGCAGATGCATTTGTCATTGGTGGTGCAATCAACAACGGTGGGGTCGCATTACAATGGACAAAAGAACATTTGTTCAAAGAGGCGTATGAAGGACGGCCAGAAGCTGAGCGGGACGTTTGGTTTGAAGAACTTGCTAAACAAGCACCTATAGGTTGTGAGGGTCTGCTTTGCTTGCCCTATTTATACGGGGAACGAGCGCCATACTGGACAACAGGCGTCACAGGTGGGTTTGTTGGGATGTCTTCAAGGAATGAACAGCCACATTTTGCGCGTGCAGTATACGAAGGTGTGATGTATCAAATGAACTTGATGGCGCAAGACATTGCCGAAATGGTTCCAGAAAATAAACAGCTATTAGTAAACGGAGGGTTCGTGCGCTCATCCTTTTGGGTGCAGATGATGGCTGACATTTTGGAACGTGAAATTATTGTTCCAGAGCATCACGATGCGTCAAGCAAAGGAGCCGCTATGCTGGCGAGGAACGCATTGAACAAACCCCCATTTGAGAAAAAAAATGGGAAAATAACGAGCTATAAGCCAGACAAAGAACAGTCTGTTTTATATGAACAAGCGTTTACAAAGTATAAAAAATGGGCCAATGCAATGCTTGCGATGGAATAG
- a CDS encoding M50 family metallopeptidase produces the protein MNWKVVAASVLIFVLLYVPGVQAILRTWNTIVHESGHALMAVIVGGQVSSIQLFADLTGVTRSWTSTGWPMIVVSLSGYLTSSAVLLLFAWLWRKKAYNVLLGIAGVLVFANGVFWVRNPYGLLWIIGFLVLVGLLFWKGNRSWLAFTSFGLTLTLLVDSVRAAFDIFILSLFRSGSAGDASLLAQTTFVPALVWGLLFLIISIWAAWQSIRLLLPAFKAQKEMAAPRVEKRPRETRG, from the coding sequence ATGAACTGGAAGGTTGTGGCTGCCAGCGTCCTTATCTTTGTGTTGCTATATGTCCCAGGAGTGCAAGCGATACTTCGCACTTGGAATACGATCGTCCACGAAAGCGGTCACGCACTCATGGCGGTCATCGTTGGTGGACAAGTATCGAGCATTCAACTGTTTGCCGATTTAACTGGCGTGACAAGATCATGGACCTCCACGGGGTGGCCAATGATTGTTGTCTCTTTGTCCGGATACCTGACCTCTTCTGCCGTTCTTCTACTCTTTGCTTGGTTATGGCGTAAAAAAGCGTACAATGTGCTGCTTGGTATAGCAGGAGTTCTCGTTTTTGCGAATGGTGTTTTTTGGGTGCGTAATCCATATGGTCTTTTATGGATCATCGGTTTCCTCGTCCTCGTAGGTCTGCTCTTTTGGAAAGGGAATAGGTCATGGTTGGCATTTACTAGTTTTGGTCTGACGTTAACGTTGCTTGTCGATTCTGTAAGAGCTGCGTTTGACATTTTTATTCTTAGTTTATTTCGTTCTGGATCTGCTGGGGATGCCTCCTTACTCGCCCAAACCACCTTTGTGCCTGCGCTCGTTTGGGGTTTGCTTTTTCTTATCATTAGCATATGGGCAGCTTGGCAAAGCATTCGTTTGCTTTTGCCTGCGTTTAAAGCGCAAAAGGAAATGGC